A window from Deltaproteobacteria bacterium PRO3 encodes these proteins:
- a CDS encoding type II toxin-antitoxin system VapC family toxin: protein MYLFDTNIFLEILLGQGQADACQRALGTVDENHEGWTSSFSLHAVEAIVGAKAGRWSVLEKFLSALQEHPHFFVYTTTLEEELDVVRRVPKLGLDFDDALQFWLADKKGWKLITLDKDFAKLCSKGVDILAPSDIP, encoded by the coding sequence ATGTATCTTTTTGACACCAATATCTTTCTGGAAATTTTATTAGGGCAGGGTCAGGCCGATGCCTGCCAAAGGGCGCTCGGCACGGTGGACGAGAATCACGAGGGATGGACCAGCTCCTTCTCCCTCCATGCCGTCGAGGCCATCGTCGGCGCAAAAGCCGGAAGGTGGAGTGTTTTGGAAAAATTCCTCTCCGCGCTCCAGGAACATCCCCATTTTTTCGTCTACACGACCACCCTCGAGGAAGAGCTCGACGTAGTTCGTCGCGTTCCCAAGCTTGGCCTGGACTTCGACGACGCCCTGCAGTTTTGGCTCGCGGATAAGAAGGGATGGAAGCTCATTACTTTGGACAAGGACTTCGCTAAGCTGTGTTCGAAAGGGGTCGATATCCTCGCGCCTTCGGATATCCCTTGA
- a CDS encoding ribbon-helix-helix protein, CopG family translates to MKLSISLPEDMAREIKEIAKKSERNVSWWLQKAWSLSRTRLLRGDKHREAQKRALKKLASLQGALKDDFPGEDSVSLSRRAFQSKK, encoded by the coding sequence ATGAAGCTAAGTATCTCCCTGCCCGAGGACATGGCGCGCGAAATCAAAGAAATCGCCAAGAAGTCCGAGCGCAACGTTTCCTGGTGGCTGCAAAAGGCCTGGTCCCTCTCCCGCACCCGCCTGTTGCGCGGCGACAAGCACCGCGAAGCCCAAAAGCGAGCCCTCAAAAAATTGGCCTCGCTTCAAGGCGCCCTGAAGGATGATTTCCCGGGCGAAGATTCCGTCTCCTTGAGCCGCCGCGCCTTTCAATCCAAAAAATAA